Proteins co-encoded in one Salvia splendens isolate huo1 chromosome 4, SspV2, whole genome shotgun sequence genomic window:
- the LOC121799588 gene encoding protein IQ-DOMAIN 12-like isoform X1, producing the protein MGKKKCWFTCVKRFFIPDPKPKSQEKSKKWRWIFRRFKFRHLPSIEEAPEKSLSNATEEQRKHALAVAIATAAAAEAAVAAANAAAEVVRLTSAPQSHRLKNQHAAAIIIQSTYRAHLARKALSALKGLVKFQAVIRGELVRRSVVRKLSSMALLTDLKNPLAEKKRVRTLLECLSQSESRHSLSRKEGIKSEEIRLRCSTQRTWDLSLISKDSVEALYLQKQDAIARRERMKQYSFSHRERRNNESLQELMSRKSSRFDQYLELEACQHAEKEKLKTVDASRLGPLRLRSACKDERMEEVSSPFSQPRRSFCHVKHRSIGDDGSLPSSPAFPAYMAATESAKARSRSLSTPKQRLRMCETYSGDHSPHSLRMFSWSSLNDKMNRSNKRNSISQHISTNFGTPN; encoded by the exons ATGGGAAAGAAAAAGTGTTGGTTCACTTGTGTAAAGAGGTTCTTCATTCCTGACCCAAAACCTAAATCTCAAGAG AAATCCAAGAAATGGAGATGGATATTCAGAAGATTCAAATTCAGACACTTGCCTTCAATAGAGGAAGCTCCTGAGAAATCACTGAGTAATGCAACAGAAGAGCAGAGAAAGCATGCATTAGCCGTGGCCATTGCCACCGCGGCCGCAGCAGAAGCTGCCGTGGCTGCAGCCAATGCAGCCGCGGAGGTCGTCCGCCTCACCAGCGCCCCACAAAGCCACCGGCTAAAGAACCAGCACGCAGCCGCCATCATAATCCAAAGTACTTATAGGGCCCATCTA GCTAGGAAGGCTTTGAGTGCTTTGAAAGGCCTTGTGAAGTTTCAAGCAGTGATTAGGGGGGAGCTGGTGAGACGTAGCGTGGTTAGAAAGCTGTCGTCCATGGCTTTGCTCACGGATTTGAAGAATCCGCTGGCTGAGAAGAAAAGAGTGCGAACTCTGCTTGAATGCCTCAGCCAGAGTGAGAGTAGGCATAGTCTTAGCAGAAAGGAAGGGATCAAGTCTGAAGAAATCCGA CTCCGATGCAGCACGCAGAGGACGTGGGATCTGAGCTTGATCTCAAAGGATAGTGTGGAGGCATTGTATTTACAGAAGCAAGATGCCATTGCTAGAAGGGAAAGGATGAAGCAGTACTCGTTTTCACATAGG GAGAGAAGAAACAACGAAAGCCTGCAGGAATTGATGAGCAGAAAGAGCAGCAGGTTCGATCAATACCTAGAGCTTGAGGCGTGCCAGCATGCTGAAAAGGAGAAGCTCAAAACAGTTGATGCAAGTAGGCTTGGACCGCTGAGGTTGAGAAGTGCATGCAAGGATGAAAGAATGGAGGAGGTGAGCTCACCGTTTTCACagccaaggagatctttctgCCACGTGAAACATAGGTCAATAGGGGATGATGGGTCATTGCCTAGCTCCCCTGCCTTCCCTGCATACATGGCTGCCACCGAGTCTGCCAAGGCCAGGTCGAGGTCCCTAAGCACACCCAAGCAGAGGTTGAGGATGTGTGAGACGTATTCGGGAGACCACTCTCCACACAGCCTCAGGATGTTCTCTTGGAGCTCGTTGAACGACAAGATGAACAGAAGTAACAAGAGGAACAGCATCTCTCAGCACATTTCTACAAATTTTGGAACTCCCAACTAA
- the LOC121799588 gene encoding protein IQ-DOMAIN 12-like isoform X2, whose product MGKKKCWFTCVKRFFIPDPKPKSQEKWRWIFRRFKFRHLPSIEEAPEKSLSNATEEQRKHALAVAIATAAAAEAAVAAANAAAEVVRLTSAPQSHRLKNQHAAAIIIQSTYRAHLARKALSALKGLVKFQAVIRGELVRRSVVRKLSSMALLTDLKNPLAEKKRVRTLLECLSQSESRHSLSRKEGIKSEEIRLRCSTQRTWDLSLISKDSVEALYLQKQDAIARRERMKQYSFSHRERRNNESLQELMSRKSSRFDQYLELEACQHAEKEKLKTVDASRLGPLRLRSACKDERMEEVSSPFSQPRRSFCHVKHRSIGDDGSLPSSPAFPAYMAATESAKARSRSLSTPKQRLRMCETYSGDHSPHSLRMFSWSSLNDKMNRSNKRNSISQHISTNFGTPN is encoded by the exons ATGGGAAAGAAAAAGTGTTGGTTCACTTGTGTAAAGAGGTTCTTCATTCCTGACCCAAAACCTAAATCTCAAGAG AAATGGAGATGGATATTCAGAAGATTCAAATTCAGACACTTGCCTTCAATAGAGGAAGCTCCTGAGAAATCACTGAGTAATGCAACAGAAGAGCAGAGAAAGCATGCATTAGCCGTGGCCATTGCCACCGCGGCCGCAGCAGAAGCTGCCGTGGCTGCAGCCAATGCAGCCGCGGAGGTCGTCCGCCTCACCAGCGCCCCACAAAGCCACCGGCTAAAGAACCAGCACGCAGCCGCCATCATAATCCAAAGTACTTATAGGGCCCATCTA GCTAGGAAGGCTTTGAGTGCTTTGAAAGGCCTTGTGAAGTTTCAAGCAGTGATTAGGGGGGAGCTGGTGAGACGTAGCGTGGTTAGAAAGCTGTCGTCCATGGCTTTGCTCACGGATTTGAAGAATCCGCTGGCTGAGAAGAAAAGAGTGCGAACTCTGCTTGAATGCCTCAGCCAGAGTGAGAGTAGGCATAGTCTTAGCAGAAAGGAAGGGATCAAGTCTGAAGAAATCCGA CTCCGATGCAGCACGCAGAGGACGTGGGATCTGAGCTTGATCTCAAAGGATAGTGTGGAGGCATTGTATTTACAGAAGCAAGATGCCATTGCTAGAAGGGAAAGGATGAAGCAGTACTCGTTTTCACATAGG GAGAGAAGAAACAACGAAAGCCTGCAGGAATTGATGAGCAGAAAGAGCAGCAGGTTCGATCAATACCTAGAGCTTGAGGCGTGCCAGCATGCTGAAAAGGAGAAGCTCAAAACAGTTGATGCAAGTAGGCTTGGACCGCTGAGGTTGAGAAGTGCATGCAAGGATGAAAGAATGGAGGAGGTGAGCTCACCGTTTTCACagccaaggagatctttctgCCACGTGAAACATAGGTCAATAGGGGATGATGGGTCATTGCCTAGCTCCCCTGCCTTCCCTGCATACATGGCTGCCACCGAGTCTGCCAAGGCCAGGTCGAGGTCCCTAAGCACACCCAAGCAGAGGTTGAGGATGTGTGAGACGTATTCGGGAGACCACTCTCCACACAGCCTCAGGATGTTCTCTTGGAGCTCGTTGAACGACAAGATGAACAGAAGTAACAAGAGGAACAGCATCTCTCAGCACATTTCTACAAATTTTGGAACTCCCAACTAA
- the LOC121797635 gene encoding DNA repair protein recA homolog 2, mitochondrial-like codes for MVSIASKSAKVLSFNPLSTRRLTSLLSSRLQTSFAWRRTLCSDALPTVEDSEYAYDDHIQDDSKLSEKDAALRMALSKLSGEFGKESMLSLQRFFGARRASVISTGSLRLDQALGVGGLPKGRMVEIYGQEASGKTTLALHVIKEAQKLGGYCAYLDVENAMCPSLAESIGVNKDSLLISQPDSAENLLSVVDTLTKSGSVSVIVVDSVAALVPQHEVDGVECGPYRDLQAKIMTQALRKIHYSQCNSDTLIIFINQVRKKLKLVEGSVHAEEVTCGGNALKFYAAMRLKISRKGLLMKNDKATGLGICVQVMKNKLAPSNTKAELSIYFGKGICCESEALDLACEHGVIVKDRGLYFVGGKILLSKEEVLRYLASNGDALDDMIKTLRCHLFDRGYH; via the exons ATGGTTTCTATTGCATCCAAGTCAGCGAAAGTTCTGAGCTTTAATCCATTGTCCACCAGACGCCTCACATCTCTCCTGTCGTCTAGACTTCAG ACATCTTTTGCTTGGAGAAGAACGCTGTGCTCGGATGCGTTGCCAACAG TCGAGGATTCGGAATATGCATATGATGATCATATCCAGGATGATTCCAAGCTGTCTGAGAAAGATGCAGCCTTGCGCATGGCTCTGTCGAAGCTCTCGGGGGAATTTGGTAAAGAATCGATGCTCTCATTGCAGCGTTTCTTTGGTGCTAGACGTGCCTCAGTGATATCTACTGGTTCATTGAGGCTGGATCAGGCTCTCGGTGTAGGAGGGCTGCCGAAG GGGAGGATGGTCGAGATTTATGGACAAGAAGCATCAGGGAAGACAACACTTGCACTGCATGTTATTAAGGAGGCTCAAAAGCTTGGAG GTTACTGTGCTTATCTTGATGTGGAGAATGCGATGTGCCCATCACTTGCAGAATCGATTGGTGTAAATAAAGACAGTCTCCTTATTTCACAGCCTGATTCTGCTGAAAATTTGCTAAGTGTGGTGGATACATTGACAAAGAGTGGATCTGTTTCTGTAATTGTTGTTGACAGT GTAGCTGCTCTTGTTCCTCAACATGAAGTTGATGGGGTAGAATGTGGTCCCTATAGAGATCTACAAGCGAAAATTATGACACAAGCATTACGGAAAATCCATTATTCTCAGTGCAATTCTGATACTCTTATAATTTTCATCAACCAG gtaagaaaaaaattgaaattagtgGAAGGCTCCGTTCATGCAGAAGAAGTGACCTGTGGTGGAAATGCCTTGAAATTTTATGCTGCCATGAGGTTGAAAATTAGCAGAAAGGGATTGCTGATGAAAAATGATAAG GCTACTGGACTTGGAATATGTGTGCAAGTCATGAAAAACAAGCTAGCCCCTTCAAATACAAAAGCTGAATTGAGTATATACTttgggaaaggaatctgctGCGAATCAGAAGCCTTGgatttagcttgtgagcatggTGTCATTGTGAAAGATAGAGGCCTATACTTCGTAGGAGGAAAAATCCTGCTGAGCAAAGAGGAAGTTTTGAGATACCTGGCATCAAATGGGGATGCTTTGGATGATATGATCAAAACATTAAGGTGCCATTTGTTTGACAGAGGATACCATTGA